From a region of the Vidua macroura isolate BioBank_ID:100142 chromosome 3, ASM2450914v1, whole genome shotgun sequence genome:
- the PNISR gene encoding arginine/serine-rich protein PNISR isoform X2, which translates to MMPNGQDISGIESGPNNHNNFQGDPNFNRMWQPEWGMPHQPPHPPPDQQWMTPTPGQMEIVPPSEDSNSQDSGEFTPDNRHMFNQNNHNFGGPPDNFAMGPVNQFDYQHGAAFGPPQGGFHPPYWQPGPPGPPGPPAPPAPTQNRRERPSFRDRQRSPIAMPVKQEPPQIDAVKRRTLPAWIREGLEKMEREKQKKLEKERMEQQRSQMSKKEKKESEEAEEGDGPRLPQRSKFDSDEEDEDAENTEAVSVGKISRSPSPAPQEEQSEPEMTEEEKEYQMMMLTKMLLTEILLDVTNEEIYYVAKDVHRKATKAPAKQLAQSSALASLTGLGGLGGYGSGDSEDERSDRGSESSDTDDEELRHRIRQKQEAFWRKEKEQQLLLEKQLEEEKLQNEKVSKEMNEFTNKEQNSNLASQEAKEIEADMVHEKKRSPNAITPDVELKKEGKERTGRSGSRSSSSGSSSSNSRSSSSSSTVSSSSYSTSSGSSRSTSRSSSPKRKKRHSRSRTPSHKVRRSRSRSYSHRNRRERSRSREKIRERRRSSRNHSAERGERRRNRSPSRERSWDRRRSGSRSRDRRANRASRSRSRDRRKAEDQRRSPTGNRHKHKSEGKDQERKKEQGGGVDKDKKKNRERERDQEKRKDKPKKEEKESKTGNHDDSRLKRKRDSERTFSRSDSICVKIIRQDSRQESKKITTKDSKKRSGSESSARSSSESPGSSKEKKAKKSKHIRSCSMEKSQRSGKKASRKHKSKSRSRSTTPLRRKR; encoded by the exons AATGGGGAATGCCTCACCAACCCCCTCACCCACCTCCAGATCAGCAGTGGATGACTCCAACCCCAGGTCAAATGGAAATTGTTCCTCCGTCGGAAGACAGCAACAGTCAGGACAGTGGGGAATTTACTCCTGACAACAGGCATATGTTTAACCAGAACAATCACAACTTTGGGGGACCTCCCGATAATTTTGCAATGGGGCCAGTGAACCAGTTTGACTATCAG CATGGGGCTGCTTTTGGTCCACCTCAAGGTGGATTTCACCCACCTTATTGGCAGCCAGGaccaccagggccaccaggtcctccagcacctcccgCACCTACTCAGAATCGAAGGGAAAGACCCTCATTCAGAGATCGACAGCGTTCACCTATTGCGATGCCTGTGAAGCAGGAGCCTCCCCAGATTG ATGCTGTGAAGCGTAGAACTCTGCCTGCCTGGATTCGTGAGGGCctggaaaagatggaaagagaaaaacagaaaaaattggAGAAAGAGAGAATGGAGCAGCAACGTTCGCAGATGtctaaaaaagagaaaaaggaaagtgaGGAGGCGGAAGAAGGGGATGGCCCACGGTTACCTCAGAGAAGTAAATTT GACAGTGATGAGGAAGATGAAGATGCTGAAAACACGGAAGCTGTAAGTGTTGGGAAAATCAGCAGGAGtccatccccagctcctcaAGAGGAGCAAAGTGAACCAGAAatgacagaagaagaaaaggagtaTCAAATG ATGATGCTGACAAAAATGCTGCTGACAGAGATTCTCTTAGATGTCACAAATGAAGAAATCTATTATGTGGCCAAAGATGTTCACCGTAAAGCAACTAAAG CTCCTGCAAAACAGCTGGCACAGTCCAGTGCACTGGCTTCCCTCACTGGACTCG GTGGACTGGGTGGTTATGGATCAGGAGACAGTGAAGATGAGAGGAGTGACAGAGGCTCTGAATCATCTGATACTGATGATGAGGAATTACGACACAGAATAAGGCAAAAACAGGAAGCGTtttggagaaaagagaaagaacagcaaCTACTACTAGAAAAACAGCTAGAAG aagaaaagctacaaaatgaaaaagtttcAAAAGAGATGAATGAATTTACCAACAAAGAACAGAATAGTAACTTAGCATCACAGGAGGCAAAAGAAATTGAAGCAGATATGGTTCATGAAAAGAAGAGATCTCCAAATGCAATCACACCTGATGTAGAACTCAAAAAAGAGGGTAAAGAGAGGACAGGAAGGAGTGGGTCAAGAAGCTCTAGCAgtggtagcagcagcagcaatagcaggagcagcagcagtagcagcacAGTATCCAGTTCATCGTATAGCACTAGCTCAGGTAGTAGTCGCAGCACTTCACGTTCTTCCTCTcccaaaaggaagaagagacaCAGTCGCAGTAGGACGCCGTCACATAAAGTCAGGCGCAGTAGAAGCAGGAGTTACTCCCACAGAAACAGGAGAGAGAGGAGtaggagcagggagaaaataagggaaaggagaagatcTAGTAGAAATCACAGTGCTGAAAGGGGGGAGAGGCGGAGAAATCGGAGTCCTTCGAGAGAGAGAAGCTGGGATAGACGTAGAAGCGGCAGCCGCTCAAGAGACCGGCGAGCCAACCGTGCGAGccgcagcaggagcagggacagacgTAAAGCCGAAGACCAGCGTAGAAGCCCTACTGGAAATAGGCACAAACATAAAAGTGAGGGTAAAGatcaggaaaggaagaaggagcagGGTGGAGGTGTagataaagacaaaaaaaagaacagagaaagggagagagatcaggaaaaaagaaaagataagcccaaaaaagaggaaaaagaaagtaagaCTGGCAATCATGATGACAGTagattaaagagaaaaagagacagtgAAAGAACTTTCTCTCGCAGTGATTCAATATGTGTGAAAATAATAAGACAGGATTCCagacaagaaagcaaaaaaattactACCAAAGATAGCAAAAAACGATCAGGCTCTGAATCTAGTGCAAGGAGTAGTTCTGAATCACCAGGAAGCAGTAAAGAAAAGAAGGCTAAGAAATCGAAGCATATTCGGTCATGCTCCATGGAGAAATCTCAAAGGTCTGGTAAGAAGGCAAGCCGCAAACACAAGTCTAAGTCACGATCAAG atcaACAACTCCTCTTCGTCGTAAACGCTGA
- the COQ3 gene encoding ubiquinone biosynthesis O-methyltransferase, mitochondrial isoform X1: MWGGGAARALTRALRRRRAAAALPGAAGDYHADLSFQTGLRDILQDYNRKRQMKSSSTLPISLTEMKSNMFTVKRPLSTSHSSVDSKEMKKFQLLAHKWWDEEGEYAALHSMNDIRVPFIRDTLLSMSSNYHLGNPLSGIKILDVGCGGGLLSEPLGRLGASVTGIDPVEDNIRTADRHKSFDPVLAKRIQYKCSSLEEIVEESMETFDVIVASEVVEHVADLETFIKCCSQVLKPEGSLFITTINKTQLSYVLGIVVAENIMGIVPEGTHEWEKFVPPEELEHLLESNGFSVKSVNGMLYNPLSGSWSWMESTSLNYAVHAVRSGAPAQSHATDALPETDVQQRSATAATAGTVPDGTV; this comes from the exons atgtggggcggcggggcggcccgAGCGCTCACCCGCGCCCTGCGGCgccggcgggcggcggccgcgctgccgggggctgcgggcg ATTACCATGCTGATCTGTCTTTTCAGACAGGTCTGAGAGATATCCTTCAGGACTACAACaggaaaagacaaatgaaaTCCAGTAGTACCTTGCCTATCTCTCtgactgaaatgaaaagcaacat GTTCACTGTGAAGAGACCTTTGAGCACTTCACACTCATCAGTAGActcaaaggaaatgaaaaaattccAGCTCCTTGCGCATAAGTGGTGGGATGAAGAAGGAGAATATGCAGCCCTTCATTCTATGAATGATATTAGAGTGCCATTTATTAG AGATACTCTCTTGAGCATGAGTAGTAATTATCATCTGGGAAATCCACTTTCTGGAATCAAGATTCTTGACGTGGGCTGTGGCGGAGGGCTGCTGAGTGAG CCTTTAGGTAGACTGGGAGCTTCAGTTACTGGAATTGATCCTGTGGAGGACAACATTAGAACAGCAGATCGGCACAAGTCATTTGATCCAGTCCTGGCCAAGAGAATACAGTACAAGTGCAGTTCACTGGAGGAGATTGTGGAAGAGTCTATGGAAACCTTTGATGTAATTGTAGCTTCTGAAGTAGTGGAGCATGTGGCTGACCTTGAAACGTTTATCAAGTGTTGCTCTCAGGTGTTAAAG cCTGAAGGTTCTTTATTCATTACGACAATCAATAAAACACAATTGTCCTATGTCCTGGGAATTGTGGTTGCAGAAAATATAATGGGGATTGTACCAGAAGGAACACATGAATGGGAGAAATTTGTTCCCCCTGAagagctggagcacctcctggAATCAA ATGGCTTTTCCGTCAAGAGCGTGAATGGGATGTTGTATAATCCGCTctcaggctcctggagctggatGGAGAGCACGAGCCTGAACTACGCAGTGCACGCAGTCAGGTCTGGGGCTCCGGCACAGTCACACGCCACAGACGCCCTGCCAGAGACAGACGTTCAACAGCGCTCGGccacagctgccacagctggcactgtcccagacgGCACTGTCTGA
- the COQ3 gene encoding ubiquinone biosynthesis O-methyltransferase, mitochondrial isoform X2, with translation MKSSSTLPISLTEMKSNMFTVKRPLSTSHSSVDSKEMKKFQLLAHKWWDEEGEYAALHSMNDIRVPFIRDTLLSMSSNYHLGNPLSGIKILDVGCGGGLLSEPLGRLGASVTGIDPVEDNIRTADRHKSFDPVLAKRIQYKCSSLEEIVEESMETFDVIVASEVVEHVADLETFIKCCSQVLKPEGSLFITTINKTQLSYVLGIVVAENIMGIVPEGTHEWEKFVPPEELEHLLESNGFSVKSVNGMLYNPLSGSWSWMESTSLNYAVHAVRSGAPAQSHATDALPETDVQQRSATAATAGTVPDGTV, from the exons atgaaaTCCAGTAGTACCTTGCCTATCTCTCtgactgaaatgaaaagcaacat GTTCACTGTGAAGAGACCTTTGAGCACTTCACACTCATCAGTAGActcaaaggaaatgaaaaaattccAGCTCCTTGCGCATAAGTGGTGGGATGAAGAAGGAGAATATGCAGCCCTTCATTCTATGAATGATATTAGAGTGCCATTTATTAG AGATACTCTCTTGAGCATGAGTAGTAATTATCATCTGGGAAATCCACTTTCTGGAATCAAGATTCTTGACGTGGGCTGTGGCGGAGGGCTGCTGAGTGAG CCTTTAGGTAGACTGGGAGCTTCAGTTACTGGAATTGATCCTGTGGAGGACAACATTAGAACAGCAGATCGGCACAAGTCATTTGATCCAGTCCTGGCCAAGAGAATACAGTACAAGTGCAGTTCACTGGAGGAGATTGTGGAAGAGTCTATGGAAACCTTTGATGTAATTGTAGCTTCTGAAGTAGTGGAGCATGTGGCTGACCTTGAAACGTTTATCAAGTGTTGCTCTCAGGTGTTAAAG cCTGAAGGTTCTTTATTCATTACGACAATCAATAAAACACAATTGTCCTATGTCCTGGGAATTGTGGTTGCAGAAAATATAATGGGGATTGTACCAGAAGGAACACATGAATGGGAGAAATTTGTTCCCCCTGAagagctggagcacctcctggAATCAA ATGGCTTTTCCGTCAAGAGCGTGAATGGGATGTTGTATAATCCGCTctcaggctcctggagctggatGGAGAGCACGAGCCTGAACTACGCAGTGCACGCAGTCAGGTCTGGGGCTCCGGCACAGTCACACGCCACAGACGCCCTGCCAGAGACAGACGTTCAACAGCGCTCGGccacagctgccacagctggcactgtcccagacgGCACTGTCTGA